The DNA region ggggctgcccacgggggcttgcggcggcgggcaggggcgtccgtgggggcggcgccgggctgggggaggcgaggggccgggtggtggaggtggtcgtggtggtggtgagccacgcgggcggcctatttataggccgaggggaGGGCGGTGAGGTGGGGGAAttgaggcggccggcgggcggtgcgggcgccattaatggcgtcccgGCCGCTTTCTTTCGTCGTGGCGTGGCGTGCGGGCGAGCACGGGGCtgtggcggcgtgcggcgcgtcggggcgggtgcggcagcggcggacggcccggcgcggcagcggcggcggctcagcgggcggcgcggcatagCGGCGCCGGGTGCGGGCgtgtgcgcgcacggcacgcgcggcgcgggccaggggcgaggcaCGGGCGACGGGCGCCGCGGAGCGCGGCGCGTgagcacgcggggcacgcggggtgCGCGGGCGGGTGCgtgcgcgtgcacgcggcacggccgggagtagcgcgggcgcggcgcacagggccggcgcacggctgtgccgtgctcgggagcagggggggggaaaggggaaacaggaaggaagggaggagaaagaaaagggaggaaagggagaaaagaaagaaaagaaaaggggagaaaaggaaaaaggaaaggggaaaagagagaaaagaaaaagagggagggagaagggccggcgccggtcgcggcggtgaccgcggccggtcggccacgcggggaagcgcgcggtgcgaggggaaacagcgagggaaaagaaagacgcgtcggcgccaatcgcggcggcggccgcggctggtcggccacgcgtgcgcggcaTTCGTGCGCCGAATCGTGCCGGCGCTAATcgaggaaagcggtcgcgcgcgttGACAAGCTACCGAGCGGTGGAGGAcctggttagggttagggtttcgtcGTCGGGTGGTCTCTGAATGAAGCACCCTAGcgcgtgttttaatttggtggattttcagggcgttacaccatcagggaagacttaaaagtgttaatttatcaatcccaggaggctgataacacttttattacaacagatggtacatcaccgtacaactcttcgcggtaatgggcagtgaaacgccactatcgcgaggattacaactaaaacccacaccactacactagttacgaaaagaggatcatcagagtcttgcgccatgcggaatccaacggtggcctcaaccacaggcaagactgggtgcaggacgaaaccctactcgttgtcttcggggacgtagtctgggtcttccactgtaaaagtaagaaaggggtgagtacaaacgtactcagcaagtccaatcgcacccacggagggggggtataacagagttaaatgcacaggataatccaaggacagtgttagggtttatttgcggaaaactcggttgcatgcaatggttcgtttaaaacattttcaaaacaagctttcAAGTACCAAGAGCATACAAGGTTGATCCacgcaggatccaagttttaaactgctaccggactccccgtccgccgtagcacacggcacaactgccggacactttccaaaccactcacaccagctcagccattcccagagagaaacactagttatgtgaccacaccataacttgcccagtaccgtgggcacggctattcgaatagattttcaactctgcagaggtgtgcaactttacccacaggtggggtaccacagcacgaacaccttagtgccggtgcagatcccatcaaagcccttacccaccttagctggacctgactagccaccacgggatctatcaaggggtcattcgacctatcactgaggtttaaccggggcataagtcacacagagcttatcccgtctccttgatcacccgttgctcccagctctcctgatggctatcagactaactagtggggttaggccaagccgttgcccatacaacggtcaagtggtttgcacgacaggaagctaggtgagacgacacatcaactcggtccttaggggtgacaagatggatatctcccctccacgctcaaccacacaggtacgagcacaccaacggcaattcgcacagaaatgccatccatcccgtccgactcgtttctcaaatccacattttaccctttcccacacacacacattttctttataaaatcaggtggtcaaggtatggttgtcacaacaagggtggctatctaccatggttacggcacgcaaaaccatgcaattttataaaacaggccatcgggttgtgtttataaaaactaggacaaaaacatgcatcaaaggacggaattgaacttgccatcgtcaaacccttgcgggaagtcctgatcgaagcactgtccttcgggttcggggtcgcagaactggtcctcagttgcttggtcgcagtcgggaacctcgtcgttcactccgtgtcctacgacgcaaacaaacagacacacaatcaagcgagagaactaaaagcttttatcgttgggcttgaatcggaaataatttagttacggagttaggggtgatatctttgggtggtttcttaatggcatggctaaaactatactagaagtggagtggtaaagtttcgggtcaatcggaggtcgtttcgcacataaaatgacacgctaaaggtggtttcagggcttaaacgggggtccagggacttgttcgtaattatccaaAGGGGGTAAGGatttatttgcgaaccctagaattaatcagggcatgctaaagggtgtcgggcatagttgggtttttatgtaacggagggattcaatttgaattaatagaatgggcagggtttcttttgcgaaagggagctattagagagggggggtccttatttagaaaTGAGAGCAAGGGTGGGGGGGTTATTGGGCATTTTGCcctgttcttcctcctctggccggttgaaacagaggagggagaggaacaGGGCGCCGGTGGCGGCAGccttgccggccggccggggccaagggccgcccggggcaagggagaggagggagaggggcgcacggggAGCCCTCTCCCGGGCTCACCTTGGGCTGAGGCGGGCGAGGGGGGCATGCCCACGGGGCAAGGGCGGCGGTGCTAGGCGGCtcggtggaggcggcgccgggctgggggaggcgaggggccgggtggtggagtgggttgtggggtgggtgagccgcgcgggaaGCCCATTTATaggggaaggaggcggcggggcggaggggattgggatggggcggccggcgggcggtgcgggcgccattaatggcgctccggccgcacgcggccgtcgcgacgcggcgtagCGCGGGctaggggcggggcggcgctcacCGCGGCGTGGGCACGTGGAAACAGTGGCGAGgaaggacgcggcagcggcggacggcgcggcgtcgcggcgcggccgtgcgACGGgcagcgcggcgagcggcgcggcgcgtggagcACGCGCGGGGCGTGCACGGCTGAGCGCAGAGGCGtgcgcgcgtgggcacgggcggCCGAGCCCGGGGCGTGGGTGCGCACAGGGGAGGCGACCGTGGCTTGGGagctgggcggcgctcgggagcagaggagagaagggaggaaacaggaaggaaggaaaaagaaaaggaaagggagggaaggaagaaaaaaggggaaaagaaagaaaagggaaggggaggaaaaaaaagggaaaggaagagaaatagggagaagagagagaaaagaaaaagagggagggagaaatgccggcgccggtcgcggcggcgaccgcggccggtcggccacgcgcggggaagcgcgcagcgcgaggagaaaaaggggTTGCGttggcgctgatcgcggaaagcggtcgcgcggttGTCGTGACGCGGCCGGGCGCTGTACGGCACAGGGCGGAAACGTGACAGCGCGCGTGTGGCggagagggtcagggtttttCGACGGTTAAGTTTGTAGTCGGAAcgcgtagtttagatttgaaattttcggggcgttacaaatgcagaacttaagaagctgctttccccatgcatctacccggACTTCAACatactgatgaacatggctatcatcaccgagagagccatggcagaggaaaagagagacaacaAGCGTAAGTTTctggaaaccaaggctcgccagcaggaccgtttccagaagccgaggcacttcggccctccagtgcctaggtcccaagcccctatgcagtacaggacccagtcacaagctactggctctcaggcccccaacacccagttcagtcagttcaagagccagaacaccatgaaggccctatagagcaatgcaagccaagttactgccagcaacaatgccagagcatgcttcaactgccatgagacagggcacttcattgccaactgTCCATATACCaacaacaagccggcagcatcagccttctccaactcggtgaatggaccaaggccagctctatcaggagccaatcgtgtacccaaccgcagcaacaacaccggcaacaacaaccagcagatggggccgccccagcagtccttcagATGAGCacgcgtcaaccacatcaacgcgcaagaggctcaggatgctcaaggcgtagtgctcggtgagtttctagtcagctcagttttggcaataatattatttgattctggagcatcacattcattcgtatcctcaagttttgtggaaaagcacaatatacctatagtactactaaaaacaccctattaacccgaacgcctggaggtgacattaagtgtcaACTGGGTTCTTCTCAGGTAAGGATCATTTCAAGTGGGGTAGAGTttctagcagacctagtagtactttaGTATAAAGgtatagacgtgatccttggaatggattggctaagtctgcacaatggccttataggttgtgctgacaaggtggtacacctaaccaacctagaaggagtacaagtaacctgccatactaggggaagtggaccggacccaatggttttaGTATGGAAACTAAATCCTTGGAAaaagttccagtagtaaatgaatacctagatgttttccctGAAAAACTTCCGGGAATGctgccagatagggatatagagtttgtcattgaccttgtccctggaacctcccctatagctaagagaccctatatgatggcagcctctgaattggcagaactaaagaaacaactggaagggttacaacaaagtggttcattagaccgagctcatcaccatggggagctccagtCTTGTTCGTcgagaagaaggacggaagcatgaggaaatgcgtggattaccgtgcactaaatgaagtcaccatcaagaacaaatactctcttcccagaattgatgacctctttgatcagctgaagggagccaagtacttctccaagatagacttaaggtaaggatatcatcagctcaagattaaggaaagtgacattcTGAAGACGGCCTTCAgatcacccgctatgggcaatatgagtttacagtgatgtcctttggattcaccaatgcacctgcttatttcatgaacctcatgaataaagtatttatggaAGAACATGAGCACCTACaagtggttttggaaaagttgagagtgCACAAAATCTACGcaaagttcagcaagtgtgaattttggcttgagaaagtagcattccttggtcatatcttgaccgcagaaggagtagcagtggaccccaaAAAATTCaaagcagtctccaattggtAGCAACCAACTaatgtcagtgaaatcaggagctttctcggtttagccagatattaccggagatttattgaaagattctccaagatagcccgacccatgacagaactactcaagaaagagaagaagttcacctagACCGAGTCCTGTGATAGAAGCTttcaggagttaaagagaagactgacaaccgccccggtattaACCTTGCCAGATATTCAAcgagactttgtcatttattgtgatgcatcctaTCAAgcattaggatgtgtccttatgcaagatgggaaagtagtggcatatgcttcccgacaactcaagcctcatgagtaGAATTACCCAACCTATAATTAggagtttgcagccgtagtacattccctcaagatttggagacactatctgattggaaataagtgtgagatctacacagatcataagagcttgaagtacatcttcacccagccagatttgaacttaaggcaaagaaagtggttagaactagttaagaaTTATAATGTGGAAATTCATTACCAccctggtaaagcaaacgtggtagcagatgccttaagccgaaaatcttatggacctaaggatgcccacctaccagaagaaatggcacgattaaatgtgcacatcgccccccatggttccagtcgcaagttgagtgttcaacccactctggaggataagatcaaaaaggcccaaggttcagacaaggacttgatgaaaatccgcatgcatactggagaaaacaaggcaccggattttagagtggatgacaaaggaaccttatggtacaaagatagaatttgcgtacccaaggaaggagacttccggcagactattatggatgaggcccacaactcggcatattccatccacccaggatccaccaagatgtatgtggatataagacgaaagtattggtggagtggaatgaaagcggacattgcacggttcgtcgcccattgtgatacttgacaaagaatcaaggccgaacatcagaaaccaGCAGGATTACTACAACCTTTATCTATCCccgtttggaaatgggatgaggtaggaatggattttgtagtgggttacccaagacacagaaaggacatgactccatatgggtgatagtggaccggctcacaaaagtcgctcacttcctacccgtacggactaattatggtggagaaaagctagcccggctctatgtggacaacatagtgaagctgcatggtgtgcctagtAGAATCGTTtaggatagaggaacccaattcacctctaggttttggaaaagtttgcataaggccatgggcaccaagttggatttcagttcggcttatcacccgcagaccgatggtcaaacagaaagggtgaaccagattatagAAGATATTCTAAGAgtatgtgtccttacttatggcaaggattgggaacaaagtttaccctatgctgagttttcgtacaacaacggttatcgagcaagcttgggcatgtcaccatttgaagctctctatgggagaaagtgcagaagccccctgatgtggtcagaagttgaagagcatgccctagttggacctgcactcataaaggaagcggaacAAAGAGTGGctgaaattagagaaaaactgaaggccgcccaatctcgaatgaagagttactcagacaagaagagacgagaagtaagcttcaatccaggagacttcgtctatctcaaggtttcacctattcgagggactcgaagatttcagaTACATGGGAAATgggcccctcggtacattggaccgtactgagtacagaagaaaattggagccgtagcataccatctagagctaccagaaggaatggccgacatacacccagtattccatgtatcccaactgagaagatgtctgagggtacccAAGAAAGAGCGTGTGCTGGAAGAAGAAATAGTTTTACAGACAGATCTtaggtaccaggaagtacctatcaagattttggacactgtcataaaaaggataagaaactccgaagtacggatttgcagagttcagtggagcagacatggagtgtaAGAAActacatgggaacgtgaagatgccctgaagaaagaatttcccatttatttagaagccagccgaatctcgaggacgagattcattttaagtcgGGTaagtttgtaacgcccgcgtttttatcttatttaaattgcattaccaatcactcgcttaaaaatcttttaaaccttttccgccgctcgagctcccgaagcccacctcccgattttccgccgtcccaacatcgcgcagtctcttcctctttttccgcggagccgcccgtcccttttccttttccactagcCCCGCCATCCCGTCGAATCACCATCGTGTCACGGTTGGctgcgtgcgcctgcccggccgcgatcgtcggtgccgcgcgtgtgtcccctcttttcttttctcatattttgttcaaatctattttatttctctcttctaattctcctgcttgcttatttaaattgttgagCTACTGTGtgaaaattttaaaaaaaatcttttTTCTTATTTAAATGAGCACATgcgtgctgcctgctcgagctgtaacCCGCTTCTTAcacgcacgcgcgggccagcgcacgactcGCCGCTGACCTCGTTGCTGGCTatgcacgcgcgctcgcatcgcgccgcccgcgtcacgtcacggccgccgcggccgctactgctcgctgtgccgctgcgtgcttgctgcccgtgcacaCCAAACCGGCGTGCGACCCGCTGCTGCACCGGCCCGTCTCCAtcccgtcccctcaccctcgcagctTGCTCCTTATCCCCGAGCATCCCGACCGCTattaatggcgaggttcctgtactgcccgaGACCCTCctatgccggccatctcccctctccctctcggcctataaatcagcccccgagccgcccctcactccgcccacgccgccccagcacctcccctcctctacctcgcgctgTAGCTCACCGCCGCCactcaccattgccggccaccacccatctccgtggacagccctccgtagaccgtctccgcacgaggtgagggccggaatcggaccccctcggcctcctctccgtttttccctcctccccgggcgtcgccatgcaccagggggccggcgcccatggcctggccgccccccccccccatcctaccgttcccctcccctTCCTGTTCTATCTCGAGGAAGAaaaaaggcagacttgtgcataaccccctccactttttcttcttatgcagtccgcagccctccacctccctctcacaaatatttaatcagagctccttctatctctttattttattacaaataggtcctcatccttttaaactactccctgaATGACCTTTAAACAAATCAGTTCATGCGacattttgttccgaatcgattccaaactctaccacgcatcatctccaaatattttctccaagtctcaggattcacatccgacaaatataatagtcttctctatttttttatcgaacctctctatttccctctcttttttaaGCTCGTCAGCGAACTTTGTTTTTTATtttgtgattgtttgtgtgtcgtagccgacagtatgaccgaggaggagcaagaccgcgagccggagcccaaaaacccatacctcgaggaggagcttccggaaggctttgaggacggcaagtccaatcccatcttttgatgcatatttatcccagttttatagacacaacctattggcctgtttaataaaatgcattgttttattgcaagacattgttggatagccaccccttgattgctataactattccttgatgacataggttaatgtctatatagaaTTTGCtttgttggacgttaactactactagagatgcttaggaccttttattccttttattatattttaatcatgaccacaacgcgctttatcaaaaataaaggtgtgagtgttttaaaagataaaataggatttcaggaaaataaaagaaagatataacctgatgagatgcacggtgtttcctgtgtgaaatgctactggtgagcttgtacgtttgtggttgagcatggttgggagatgtccgtcttgtcaatgtaaggatgaactgaggtgtcatcttgcctaacccacttatcgtacaaccactcgactgttgtatgggcaacggcttagcttaaaccccactagttgttctgctagccaaaaggagagctgttgagcaacgggagatcatggagaggGAATACAATCTGTGTGAATTATGTCCCGGTTATAACTTTGTTGATATGTCATTAACctcatggttgcttccgtgttggctagttagattcagctaaggtgggtaagggctttgttaggatccgcagcgatactaaggtgttcgtagtgcggtatcttacttgtgggtaaagtgtacaacctctgcagagtgtaaaatctattcgaatagccgtgtccacggtatcggacgagttacggcatggtcacttcaatagacattttgggatggttggttttgtggcatgaATTGTTTTGAAAGGTTTCGGCAGTTGCGccatgagctactgtggatgtggagtccggtagcattaaaacttggatcctttgtgtagtaTCAACCCCACtcattattcgattactacagaaatattttaagaaaactcttttattaaatgaacccttgcctGTGTAAAACCTtactttatcgcaaatgaatcctaaccttatccttgatatatcctgtgcatgatctttattatccccctccgtgggtgtggttggacttgttgagtacgtatgtactcactcttgcttagtttttacaaaggaggatccgaacttcgttcctgaagatgtcgagtaggtcgccgtgctgcacccaaccttgcctgtggttcagggcctccacaggaagcttatcATAgtacaagactctgatgttatcgtagatttcgttggcactttagtttagcttttagtccttatgttgtccctcatgatagtggcgcttcagtgcccgctacctcgacggtttgtacggtcaTGAACCATCTggtgtaataaatgtgttatcagcctcctgggactgatatttgtatcacatttagtcacctctgatgaggggacgttTCACCACCAAGGCTCTTGTCAAGTCCCAGTCTCCTTGATGCCGCTTTCCACTAAGGAGCTTCTCCATGAAGGATGGGGGTCTGCACGTCCCCCGCACAAAGCCATCGTCACCGCTCCATATCAAGCTGGAGGGTCGATGATTTGCCGGCAAGTCACCAAGACTCCAAGGGACCGGCACACGGAGATACAACTTGTGATTCACTCTTAAGAACCATCACACAAGGCAGCAATaccttgctctctcactctctctagtGCTAATCCTAGCACTAACACTctcaaagcttgtgctaaatcTAAGAATGTGATCAATGAGCTCTTGGGTGGGTTGGAGAACTTCTTGAGAGTGTCGGTAGCTTCTCACGAACTCTAGCAACATCAAATGACTCGGGTGAGGCCTcatataggctagagatccactcCTAGCCGTTACTTGCTTTTCTGAATAAAAAGCTTAAAGTGTTGGTTTAACCGGTCATagccgtcggtttaaccggccaCTTTGAATCTGCATACTAGCTGTTGAACATCTCTCTGCCACGGCTGAGCTTGCTTGCGTCATTGCACTGATGCACCGTTGGTTCAACCAGTGCTAAAAACTTTGCTTGGAAACCCTGCACTAACACCTTCTTTTGCAcagtcggtttaaccggtgcctCTGTCATTTCTTCACTTGATTTCCATATCATCTCCTCATTGCACCAACGTCTCCATTGTTATAGCGGCAGTTCAAGCGGTGCAACTGGATTTCTTCTGAACTTGATAGTTATTTAACTACCAATGCACCGACCCGTTATCTTCGGggaccgtcggtttaaccgatcCTTTCAATATTTCTACCGGTTGTCCAAATCATCTCTACAATCATTTGAACACCCCAAATATGTTTCTCCATTTTCACTGCAACTTGAGCATCTTGACAGCGATTTGGACCATTGAACTCCATCCATGGGACCTAAAAATCGTATAAACTTAAGTTTACAAGCTCGTCAGTCCCATTGATTATGTTATCATACAATCACCAAAATTATAATCATACTATAATGGATCATGTTCCTTTTTAGAGTCCAATCTTCTGGATCTCATGTTGCTGTATAAAATTATGCGTTAGGTTGACGACTTTGATTGAAGGTAACCTCAGAGTAACTTTGTACATACGACAAGAATAATTACTCTGTGGTATTATTTCAAATTAAAGAACCTTGAGCAGTAGCGCAGTCGCCAGATTTTAATCAACGGCCGCCATTGGGTACAACTATTTCCGTGCGATTTCATGGCGAAGCTTTTAAGTTTACGACGAACAACACACACCCATCATTGGCTCCTTGATTAGTTAATTATTTGATGCAGTAAGCTTGGCAAGCTCGCCGAGAAAGGCGTCGGCGTGCTCCGGCTTCACACAGATGGAAGACACGCTCACCCCATCGTCCCTCCCCTTGCGCGGCGGGCACGCGACGCAGCCCGGCGCCATGGGGTCGGCGTCCCACATCACCCGTGACGCCCCACCGCTGCCCATGTCCGCCGCTTCGAAGCCCAGGTTTCGCCAGCTCAGTACCGCGAGGACATTGTACATGGTGAACTGCACCGGcgggccttcttcttgttcttgtccGCGGCCCCCGCCGTTGCTGTTGCCGTCATCGGAGCTTGGGCGCAGCACGTCCGGAACCTTTTCTTTGGCGAGCCTGATGAGACCGACCAGGTCGCCTATGGCGCTATCTGCCACCACGCCGGTCGTCGCGCTAACCACCTGCACGACCGTGCAGTTCCCGTAGTAGCCGGCGCTAGCGCCGACCAGGGCTCGCAGATTGCACGGGAAGAAGAGCGGCGCCGGAGATCTGGGGTCGACGGCGGACAGGGACGCCCGGGTGCGGCACTTCCAGAGCACCGCGGCGACGGCCTCGAACACGGTGCAGGGCTTGCCGCcggcgctgacaccggcagCTCTGATGTCGCTGATGAGGCTCCATGGGATGGTGACGTCGAGCCGGACCATGTCCTGGGGTCCACTGGCCGCCGACGAAGAAGGCTTCTGAGCCGTGGCCATCGGTGCGGGGAGGCCCGGGATGGAGTCGTCCCAGTGCCGTACCGGGGAGACGGACGGTGGGGACACCCCGCGCGCAAGCTCGCCGACAGCCTGCAGGAACTGCGCCATCCCCGCGCCATCTGCCGCCACGTGGTTCCACGTCACTCCGAGTACGAACCCACCGCAGGCGAACTCGGTCACCTGCACGAGCAG from Panicum hallii strain FIL2 chromosome 9, PHallii_v3.1, whole genome shotgun sequence includes:
- the LOC112873883 gene encoding acyl transferase 15-like produces the protein MSSITVLKSSPAIVVPSEAEPEAAVAPKAGETVGLSSFDKRAGPFPVTMLLAYDRPIHEPVETIKRSLSRALAHYQPMAGRLSNGDDAGIVCSGEGVLVVGARASCDLEELLDDQKGGAARFVKDLALSYASEPCRESDPLLLVQVTEFACGGFVLGVTWNHVAADGAGMAQFLQAVGELARGVSPPSVSPVRHWDDSIPGLPAPMATAQKPSSSAASGPQDMVRLDVTIPWSLISDIRAAGVSAGGKPCTVFEAVAAVLWKCRTRASLSAVDPRSPAPLFFPCNLRALVGASAGYYGNCTVVQVVSATTGVVADSAIGDLVGLIRLAKEKVPDVLRPSSDDGNSNGGGRGQEQEEGPPVQFTMYNVLAVLSWRNLGFEAADMGSGGASRVMWDADPMAPGCVACPPRKGRDDGVSVSSICVKPEHADAFLGELAKLTASNN